A single window of Nocardioides kongjuensis DNA harbors:
- a CDS encoding PaaI family thioesterase: MNWHLPDADETPAAEVEREAAVWRPLAEAARELVDLCVMSDVEEDEVRAAQADVEAAVARLRKVRRTQTLGQQHLTGGRRRPWGNPVIGLRNPIAPPLHVTSDATGRAETRFHCGAAYEGPPGLVHGGVVSLILDQVLGHSVGAAGRPGMTGTLTIVYRQGTPLGDLRVEAWIDREDGIKTWAKAHMIGPRGVTAEAEGVFILPRAIRERLLDRS, translated from the coding sequence ATGAACTGGCACCTCCCCGACGCCGACGAGACGCCCGCCGCCGAGGTGGAGCGCGAGGCGGCCGTGTGGCGCCCGCTCGCCGAGGCCGCCCGCGAGCTGGTCGACCTGTGCGTCATGTCGGACGTCGAGGAGGACGAGGTCCGCGCCGCCCAGGCCGACGTCGAGGCAGCGGTCGCCCGGTTGCGGAAGGTACGTCGCACCCAGACCCTCGGGCAGCAGCACCTCACCGGCGGCCGGCGCCGCCCCTGGGGCAACCCCGTCATCGGCCTGCGCAACCCGATCGCCCCGCCGCTGCACGTCACCAGCGACGCCACCGGCCGCGCCGAGACGCGGTTCCACTGCGGCGCGGCGTACGAGGGACCGCCCGGCCTGGTCCACGGCGGCGTCGTCTCGCTCATCCTCGACCAGGTGCTCGGACACTCGGTCGGCGCGGCCGGCCGCCCGGGCATGACCGGCACCCTGACGATCGTCTACCGCCAGGGCACCCCGCTCGGCGACCTGCGGGTCGAGGCGTGGATCGACCGCGAGGACGGCATCAAGACCTGGGCCAAGGCCCACATGATCGGTCCCCGCGGCGTCACCGCCGAGGCCGAGGGCGTGTTCATCCTGCCGCGCGCGATCCGCGAGCGACTTCTCGACCGCTCCTGA